Genomic segment of Peribacillus frigoritolerans:
TCCATCGCATACAGGATGCTCGGATCGGTTACCGACGCAGAAGATATCGTTCATGATTTATTCCTGCAGCTTAAGCTTGATACCGACGAAATTAAGGACATGAAAGCATATCTTGCGAAAATCACGACAAATCGCTGTTTGAATTTTTTAAAGTCAGCCCGTAAGAGAAGAGAGGTTTACACAGGTCCTTGGTTGCCAGAACCTCGGGTAAACGAAAAAGATCAGCCTCTAGATAAGGTCGTAACGGATGAAACGGTTGCATATGCCTTCCTCGTTTTGCTGGAACAGCTTTCACCTGTTGAAAGAGCGGTTTTCGTGCTTAGGGAAGCATTCACTTACAGCTATGAAGATATCGCCGAGATGCTGGAAAAGAATGAAGTGAACTGCAGAAAGATCTACAGCCGTGCTAAGCGGAAATTACAGAATGATAGGCCCGTCCATCCTGAGGATACGAAACATGTTGATCTTTTGGCAAAAAAATTCATAAAAGCATCTGCGACAGGAAACTTTGAGGAGTTTTTGGATCTCCTTACAGAAGATGTCGTGCTTGTTACT
This window contains:
- a CDS encoding RNA polymerase sigma-70 factor, with the translated sequence MELDTLYKTYRPFLFSIAYRMLGSVTDAEDIVHDLFLQLKLDTDEIKDMKAYLAKITTNRCLNFLKSARKRREVYTGPWLPEPRVNEKDQPLDKVVTDETVAYAFLVLLEQLSPVERAVFVLREAFTYSYEDIAEMLEKNEVNCRKIYSRAKRKLQNDRPVHPEDTKHVDLLAKKFIKASATGNFEEFLDLLTEDVVLVTDGGGKVLSALNPIVNKQRVSSFLKGVSAKGGFIGELLPVMVNGQEGILQMKEGKPIKVICFELDPKQKNIRKIFIVTNPDKLNHIPVID